In Daucus carota subsp. sativus chromosome 4, DH1 v3.0, whole genome shotgun sequence, one DNA window encodes the following:
- the LOC108218225 gene encoding uncharacterized protein LOC108218225 produces MIVRPFMTIRPPDSTDSPPYGPDEDMLSIRLYHGGKLRWLPRTEYVDGELSTYDFHAIDKLSIDDIGEKVQVLGYSGFKNLYFRVPTKSLETGLVPLKNAGDFNLMLSYAQKNNYSADIYVKHFNDQEDDDRDLSSQDFENICPADYEKRDSNEVF; encoded by the exons ATGATTGTGCGTCCATTCATGACCATCCGACCACCTGATAGTACTGATTCTCCTCCATATG GTCCTGATGAGGACATGCTGAGCATAAGGCTGTATCATGGGGGGAAATTGAGGTGGTTGCCAAGAACAGAGTATGTGGATGGTGAGTTGAGTACCTATGATTTTCATGCTATTGATAAACTGTCCATTGACGACATTGGGGAGAAAGTGCAGGTTTTGGGTTACAGTGGCTTCAAGAATTTGTATTTTAGAGTTCCTACTAAAAGTTTGGAGACTGGCTTGGTTCCATTGAAAAATGCTGGTGATTTTAATTTGATGTTGAGCTATGCACAGAAAAACAACTACAGCGCCGACATATATGTCAAACATTTCAATGATCAGGAAGACGATGATCGTGACCTCAGTAGCCAAGATTTTGAGAATATTTGTCCTGCTGACTATGAGAAAAGAGACAGCAATGAGGTTTTTTAA
- the LOC108216074 gene encoding homeobox-leucine zipper protein HOX11 isoform X2, translated as MELGLSLGDSSSSKTFLDAAQKNSSKPPDLGFHMGLTLHSKSTSDGDDEDDYVDIDDRSSQENVKDKSSALHLLSLAPLRFANQSDNGSSEGGSSGNVRVARGFDVNRMVAAEEATSSFCMDLAKYRGGNKRSLEDGRNDGVEGERGSNSRASDDDENGLARKKLRLSKEQSAFLEESFKEHNTLNPKQKHGLAKQLNLRPRQVEVWFQNRRARTKLKQTEVDCEYLKKCCETLTEENRKLHKELQELRALKSSTPFYMQSPATTLTMCPSCERVATATPPSTTAAKTAGTTSTSTPSPFPLSRSKFFPFSHTPTKAS; from the exons ATGGAACTCGGCTTGAGCCTaggagattcttcttcatcaaaAACATTTCTAGATGCAGCACAAAAAAATTCATCCAAGCCTCCTGATCTTGGCTTTCATATGGGCTTGACTCTCCACTCAAAATCTACTAGCGAtggtgatgatgaggatgattaTGTAGATATTGATGATCGATCTTCTCAAGAAAATGTTAAAGATAAATCATCAGCTCTTCATCTCCTTTCTCTCGCTCCCCTCCGCTTCGCAAATCAATCCGATAACG GGAGTTCGGAGGGAGGTTCATCGGGAAACGTGAGGGTGGCTAGGGGGTTTGACGTCAACAGGATGGTGGCGGCTGAGGAGGCAACGTCGTCGTTTTGTATGGATTTAGCGAAATACAGAGGTGGGAATAAGAGGAGCTTAGAGGATGGGAGAAACGACGGCGTAGAAGGGGAAAGAGGGTCGAACTCGAGAGCGagtgatgatgatgaaaatGGACTTGCTAGAAAGAAACTTAGGCTTTCTAAAGAACAGTCTGCTTTTCTTGAAGAGAGCTTTAAAGAACACAATACCCTTAATCCT AAACAAAAGCATGGCCTTGCCAAACAACTCAATCTTAGGCCTCGTCAAGTTGAGGTTTGGTTTCAGAATCGAAGGGCTAG GACAAAGTTGAAGCAAACGGAAGTAGATTGTGAGTACTTAAAGAAATGTTGTGAAACGCTAACAGAAGAAAACAGGAAACTGCACAAAGAGCTTCAAGAGCTAAGAGCACTCAAATCATCAACTCCGTTTTACATGCAATCTCCGGCGACAACACTTACTATGTGCCCATCTTGTGAGCGTGTTGCCACCGCTACTCCGCCTTCAACCACCGCAGCTAAGACTGCAGGCACCACCTCCACAAGTACTCCTTCACCTTTTCCGCTATCAAGATCCAAGTTTTTCCCGTTTTCTCATACACCCACAAAAGCCTCGTGA
- the LOC108216074 gene encoding homeobox-leucine zipper protein HOX11 isoform X1: MELGLSLGDSSSSKTFLDAAQKNSSKPPDLGFHMGLTLHSKSTSDGDDEDDYVDIDDRSSQENVKDKSSALHLLSLAPLRFANQSDNGSSEGGSSGNVRVARGFDVNRMVAAEEATSSFCMDLAKYRGGNKRSLEDGRNDGVEGERGSNSRASDDDENGLARKKLRLSKEQSAFLEESFKEHNTLNPQKQKHGLAKQLNLRPRQVEVWFQNRRARTKLKQTEVDCEYLKKCCETLTEENRKLHKELQELRALKSSTPFYMQSPATTLTMCPSCERVATATPPSTTAAKTAGTTSTSTPSPFPLSRSKFFPFSHTPTKAS; encoded by the exons ATGGAACTCGGCTTGAGCCTaggagattcttcttcatcaaaAACATTTCTAGATGCAGCACAAAAAAATTCATCCAAGCCTCCTGATCTTGGCTTTCATATGGGCTTGACTCTCCACTCAAAATCTACTAGCGAtggtgatgatgaggatgattaTGTAGATATTGATGATCGATCTTCTCAAGAAAATGTTAAAGATAAATCATCAGCTCTTCATCTCCTTTCTCTCGCTCCCCTCCGCTTCGCAAATCAATCCGATAACG GGAGTTCGGAGGGAGGTTCATCGGGAAACGTGAGGGTGGCTAGGGGGTTTGACGTCAACAGGATGGTGGCGGCTGAGGAGGCAACGTCGTCGTTTTGTATGGATTTAGCGAAATACAGAGGTGGGAATAAGAGGAGCTTAGAGGATGGGAGAAACGACGGCGTAGAAGGGGAAAGAGGGTCGAACTCGAGAGCGagtgatgatgatgaaaatGGACTTGCTAGAAAGAAACTTAGGCTTTCTAAAGAACAGTCTGCTTTTCTTGAAGAGAGCTTTAAAGAACACAATACCCTTAATCCT CAGAAACAAAAGCATGGCCTTGCCAAACAACTCAATCTTAGGCCTCGTCAAGTTGAGGTTTGGTTTCAGAATCGAAGGGCTAG GACAAAGTTGAAGCAAACGGAAGTAGATTGTGAGTACTTAAAGAAATGTTGTGAAACGCTAACAGAAGAAAACAGGAAACTGCACAAAGAGCTTCAAGAGCTAAGAGCACTCAAATCATCAACTCCGTTTTACATGCAATCTCCGGCGACAACACTTACTATGTGCCCATCTTGTGAGCGTGTTGCCACCGCTACTCCGCCTTCAACCACCGCAGCTAAGACTGCAGGCACCACCTCCACAAGTACTCCTTCACCTTTTCCGCTATCAAGATCCAAGTTTTTCCCGTTTTCTCATACACCCACAAAAGCCTCGTGA
- the LOC108217984 gene encoding cytochrome P450 81Q32, which produces MELTLVSTILYTFISFPILYMFTKHFLNKIRNHPPTPFLNLPFLGHLYLLKKPLHRTLSKISAKSGPLLLLNFGSRRVLLVSSPSAAEECLSKNDVVFADRPHLLAGKHLGYNYTALHWASYGDHWRNLRRMVTVEVFSAHRLRSSQVIRVEETRILLDRLFRASRSSGTPRSSKENIVDMKLTFFEMTLNVLMRMIAGKRYYGEDDVADEAEAKRFKEIITESFVIGGASNLGDFLPLMKLVEKRGIEKKMIALRKKRDEFVQELIDQHRRHMEDGNGDDTAESGTGRKSMIELLLSLQQTQPEYYSDEIIRGLILVLLGAGTDTTVVTMEWALSLLVNNPDALKKAQIEIDNHVGQDRLINESDISNLPYLRCIIAETMRMYPAGPLLLPHESSVDCKVGGFVIPKGTMLIVNVWAIQNDSKLWAEPRRFMPERFEGLEGTRDGYKFLPFGSGRRACPGEGLAMRMMGLVLGSLLQCFDWERIGKELVDMTEGPGLTMPKLQPLVVRCLPRVTMATKLNQI; this is translated from the exons ATGGAGCTCACACTTGTATCCACCATCTTATACACATTCATATCGTTTCCAATCTTATACATGTTCACTAAACACTTCCTTAACAAAATCCGGAACCACCCTCCCACTCCCTTCTTAAATCTCCCGTTTCTTGGTCACCTATATCTTCTTAAGAAACCACTTCACCGGACACTCTCCAAAATCTCAGCCAAAAGCGGCCCTCTACTCCTCCTTAACTTCGGCTCCCGCCGCGTCCTTCTCGTCTCGTCCCCCTCTGCCGCTGAAGAATGCTTAAGCAAAAATGACGTAGTTTTCGCAGACCGTCCACATTTGCTAGCTGGAAAACATCTTGGCTACAATTACACTGCCCTTCACTGGGCCTCGTACGGAGATCACTGGCGTAATCTCCGTCGCATGGTCACTGTGGAAGTGTTTTCAGCCCATCGGCTGCGATCTAGTCAGGTTATTCGAGTTGAGGAGACTCGAATACTGCTAGATCGCCTCTTTCGAGCTTCCAGAAGTTCTGGAACTCCTCGAAGCTCGAAAGAGAATATTGTCGATATGAAATTGACTTTTTTCGAGATGACGTTAAATGTGCTTATGAGAATGATCGCGGGGAAGAGATATTACGGGGAGGATGATGTGGCGGATGAGGCCGAGGCGAAGCGGTTTAAGGAGATTATAACTGAGTCGTTTGTTATTGGTGGCGCTTCGAATTTAGGGGATTTTTTGCCCCTGATGAAGTTGGTTGAAAAAAGAGGGATAGAAAAGAAAATGATTGCGTTGAGGAAGAAGAGAGATGAGTTTGTTCAAGAATTGATTGATCAACATAGACGACATATGGAAGATGGGAATGGGGATGATACGGCGGAATCGGGAACGGGAAGGAAGAGCATGATCGAACTGTTGTTGTCTCTGCAACAAACTCAACCTGAATACTACAGTGATGAGATTATCAGAGGTTTAATACTG GTTCTACTAGGAGCAGGAACTGATACGACAGTTGTAACCATGGAGTGGGCTTTGTCTCTCCTGGTAAACAATCCAGATGCTCTAAAGAAGGCACAGATAGAGATCGACAATCATGTGGGACAAGACCGTCTCATTAATGAATCAGATATATCAAACCTGCCTTACCTCCGTTGCATCATAGCCGAGACAATGAGGATGTACCCTGCTGGCCCTCTACTGCTGCCTCACGAATCATCCGTGGACTGCAAGGTAGGAGGTTTCGTCATCCCCAAAGGCACCATGCTGATTGTAAACGTGTGGGCAATTCAAAATGACTCAAAACTATGGGCAGAACCAAGAAGGTTCATGCCAGAAAGGTTTGAAGGCCTTGAAGGGACCAGAGACGGGTACAAGTTTTTACCGTTTGGCTCGGGAAGAAGAGCCTGTCCAGGGGAAGGTCTGGCAATGCGGATGATGGGGTTAGTTTTGGGGTCACTCCTTCAGTGCTTTGATTGGGAAAGGATCGGAAAAGAGTTGGTTGATATGACTGAAGGGCCTGGACTTACCATGCCGAAGCTCCAGCCTTTGGTAGTAAGATGCCTGCCGCGTGTGACAATGGCAACCAAACTCAATCAGATTTGA
- the LOC108217977 gene encoding uncharacterized protein LOC108217977, whose amino-acid sequence MRIRKNMKITHQALPQSSYSATTPLQAHICQLNQSPWDVPPPNTSSPLFQLQEHDSFSGNGPCGDMNGPLESVVKLCRDNGIVEEEEEGKLEDVINYCSKTDENGNWICGLEAKQGGTFCEFHLRSYVALAPHVLHPVSKNSTTKSGKNNGAKKARIEENPYQSFSYYSGFGPNWGKKRASRESSKTSEVVAAPLSNDAEDISEFEYEDDDESLIDNGTKRVRKRIKARSLKSLM is encoded by the exons ATGAGGATCAGAAAGAACATGAAAATCACTCACCAAGCGCTGCCCCAATCATCATACTCAGCCACAACTCCCCTGCAAGCTCACATCTGTCAGCTCAACCAATCTCCCTGGGATGTACCTCCTCCAAATACTTCATCTCCATTATTTCAG CTCCAAGAACACGATAGCTTCTCAGGAAATGGGCCGTGTGGAGATATGAATGGGCCTTTAGAGAG TGTCGTGAAATTATGTCGCGACAATGGCATTGTCGAGGAGGAGGAAGAAGGGAAGTTAGAGGATGTTATTAATTATTGTTCGAAAACGGATGAAAATGGGAATTGGATTTGTGGGTTAGAAGCTAAACAAGGAGGAACATTCTGTGAATTTCATCTCAGAAGCTATGTTGCTCTTGCTCCGCACGTTCTCCATCCAGTTAGCAAGAATAGTACTACCAAGTCGGGCAAAAATAATGGAGCCAAAAAGGCGAGAATCGAAGAGAATCCATACCAATCTTTTAGCTATTATTCTGGGTTTGGACCCAACTGGGGAAAAAAGAGAGCAAGTCGAGAATCAAGCAAAACCAGTGAAGTTGTGGCAGCCCCTTTGTCGAATGATGCTGAAGATATAAGCGAATTTGAGTACGAGGATGATGATGAAAGCTTGATTGACAACGGAACGAAGAGAGTTAGGAAACGAATTAAAGCAAGGTCACTCAAATCACTTATGTGA
- the LOC108215867 gene encoding probable transcription factor At1g11510: protein MAPKRKADDLPPPSSESVDEEHSTSSDDSDSIPQQLTQPKPQKTNQESEESEESGESEETDSDSDASSEKTQKPNSAVSPPALKPAQLKPNGKRAAENDQIGKGSMGKKSKTADEGLKAVKKVGKGSKSDDNVDKGLKSDKGKSVKKDSKKGEISKGDDGENEDKKADTFRRVFTEKDEIVMLEGIIEYKENGKGADSSLSMAEFVEDSLSCSVTRSKISDKIRRLKKKYLNNVGKGKDGEDPVFSKPHEYKVFQLSKKIWGSGGWGSGDSRPRSSRTTKKKDDNVGSEIAVGNEVEMEDCWSLYPCLCASLESEMVKNISGPVTPKEHVKKVVSGLEKEKAKELEQEWKGVVMFELQVYAKRKNVIAKQAVAAVNALHPQNH from the coding sequence ATGGCACCCAAGCGAAAAGCTGATGATCTACCCCCTCCAAGCAGTGAATCTGTTGATGAAGAACACTCTACCAGCAGTGATGACTCCGATTCAATTCCTCAACAACTCACTCAACCCAAACCTCAAAAAACCAACCAAGAATCCGAAGAATCTGAAGAGTCTGGAGAATCCGAAGAaacagactctgactctgatgcTAGTTCTGAAAAAACCCAGAAGCCCAATTCTGCTGTTTCACCACCAGCTTTGAAACCGGCCCAATTGAAGCCCAATGGCAAGCGTGCAGCTGAGAATGATCAAATCGGTAAGGGTTCGATGGGCAAGAAGAGTAAGACTGCCGACGAGGGTTTGAAGGCTGTTAAGAAAGTCGGTAAGGGTTCGAAGAGTGATGATAATGTGGATAAGGGTTTGAAGAGTGATAAGGGTAAGAGTGTGAAGAAGGATTCGAAAAAGGGTGAAATTAGTAAAGGGGATGATGGTGAGAATGAGGATAAGAAGGCGGATACTTTTAGGAGGGTGTTTACGGAAAAAGATGAGATTGTGATGTTGGAAGGTATAATTGAGTATAAGGAAAATGGGAAGGGGGCTGATTCTAGTTTAAGTATGGCTGAATTTGTTGAGGACTCGTTGTCGTGTAGTGTTACTAGGAGTAAGATTTCTGATAAGATTAGGAGGTTGAAGaagaaatatttgaataatgtGGGGAAAGGAAAGGATGGTGAGGATCCGGTTTTTTCAAAGCCTCATGAGTATAAGGTGTTTCAGCTTTCGAAGAAGATATGGGGAAGTGGGGGTTGGGGGAGTGGTGATAGTAGGCCGAGGAGTAGCAGGACAacaaagaagaaggatgataaTGTGGGTAGTGAAATCGCAGTTGGAAATGAGGTTGAGATGGAAGATTGCTGGTCGTTGTATCCGTGTTTGTGCGCTTCTCTTGAGTCAGAAATGGTGAAAAACATTTCAGGGCCAGTGACTCCAAAGGAACATGTGAAGAAGGTAGTAAGTGGGCTTGAGAAAGAAAAAGCTAAAGAACTAGAACAAGAATGGAAGGGTGTCGTTATGTTTGAGCTACAGGTGTATGCAAAGAGGAAGAATGTGATAGCTAAGCAAGCTGTAGCTGCGGTGAATGCACTTCATCCTCAAAATCATTGA